The following coding sequences are from one Cercospora beticola chromosome 4, complete sequence window:
- a CDS encoding uncharacterized protein (SMCOG1169:sugar transport protein~antiSMASH:Cluster_7): MGLLEKFLPKEDRFAALLLYGMIFSTCFNGYDAGIMTVILADEQFTDYYSIDADKQGLVATIPWATTGLAQLFVGGMLASWLGRIWALRISILFMCLGVVVQAVPNTYTVLIVGRLMNGLGFGCVYIASNLYVAECSPRKLRGSFVGTVSQFGYQLGTLIAFWAGYGMSFHKSPYNIAWRVSNLIQIPIGLMFVVLTYWYPESPRWVLSKHPDDPSRALNILARLRSGSPSEPRIQAEFHEMVASHSYLVSKGSETGYTALLRNPAMRKRLAYGFYAMALQQFGGIAALTMYATLIYKSLGWDDGSQALAINGIQAVLQLFIVLVNTITVDKFGRRQLLIAGFTIQSIALLILSSLTTSFPTNENKAAAVVEIAMFFIVGLTYCWSNGPIPPAIASEIFPQHVRDKGFGLSLLGQTICLIALTQPWPRFNDEVGQKSYWLLFALNVVALLSVITILPETKGISLERMDKIFGQVDAVEGGEQEDGKEVKEMEVKGFEQADVSGDIEKTRAVDHVEIDTKAS, translated from the exons ATGGGTCTTCTGGAGAAGTTCCTCCCCAAGGAGGACCGCTTTGCGGCTCTTCTGCTTTATGGCATGATCTTTAGTACCTGCTTCAATG GCTACGACGCGGGTATCATGACTGTGATCCTCGCGGACGAGCAATTTACAGACTACTACAGCATCGATGCCGACAAGCAAGGTCTAGTTGCTACCATACCATGGGCCACGACCGGACTCGCACAGCTTTTCGTCGGTGGCATGTTAGCGAGCTGGCTTGGGAGAATCTGGGCATTGAGGATCTCGATCCTGTTTATGTGCTTGGGCGT TGTTGTCCAGGCCGTTCCGAACACCTACACCGTGCTCATCGTTGGCCGACTCATGAACGGTCTGGGCTTCGGATGCGTATACATCGCCTCAAATCTCTACGTCGCCGAATGCTCCCCTCGCAAACTTCGAGGAAGTTTTGTCGGCACTGTATCGCAATTTGGATATCAGCTTGGCACTCTCATAGCTTTCTGGGCTGGATATGGAATGTCTTTCCACAAGTCGCCATACAACATCGCTTGGAGAGTATCGAATCTCATCCAGATCCCGATCGGATTGATGTTTGTCGTTTTGACATACTGGTATCCTGAG AGTCCACGCTGGGTGCTCTCGAAGCATCCTGATGACCCCTCGCGAGCGTTGAACATTCTCGCCAGATTGCGGTCGGGCTCGCCTTCTGAGCCTCGCATCCAAGCCGAGTTTCACGAAATGGTCGCTTCGCATTCCTATCTCGTCAGCAAAGGCTCTGAGACAGGCTATACTGCTCTGCTTCGCAACCCTGCTATGCGCAAACGCTTGGCTTATGGATTCTACGCCATGGCCTTGCAGCAATTTGGCGGCATTGCGGCCTTGACAAT GTACGCCACCTTGATCTACAAATCACTCGGCTGGGACGATGGCTCCCAAGCCTTGGCAATCAACGGCATCCAAGCAGTCCTTCAACTCTTTATCGTCCTGGTGAACACTATCACTGTCGACAAATTCGGACGAAGACAACTTCTCATTGCCGGCTTTACCATTCAATCTATCGCCCTACTCATCCTCTCCTCATTGACTACAAGCTTTCCCACGAACGAGAACAAAGCCGCCGCCGTGGTCGAAATCGCAATGTTCTTTATCGTGGGGCTTACGTACTGCTGGAGCAATGGACCTATTCCACCTGCGATCGCGAGCGAGATCTTCCCGCAACATGTTCGCGATAAGGGATTTGGACTCTCGTTGTTAGGGCAGACAATTTGTCTGATCGCTCTGACACAGCCATGGCCGAGGTTCAACGACGAAGTTGGACAAAAGAGTTATTGGTTGTTGTTTGCGTTGAATGTCGTGGCACTGTTATCAGTGATTACAATCTTGCCAGAGACGAAAGGAATCAGTCTGGAGAGAATGGACAAGATATTTGGTCAAGTTGATGCAGTTGAAGGCGGAGAGCAGGAAGATGGTAAAGAGGTAAAAGAGATGGAAGTGAAAGGGTTCGAGCAAGCGGACGTCTCTGGTGATATCGAGAAAACGAGGGCCGTGGACCATGTCGAGATTGATACGAAGGCATCATAG
- a CDS encoding uncharacterized protein (antiSMASH:Cluster_7) codes for MVFRFASNQHSAYGHYKRELDEIDAVLDAVYALKEKREATKYEHYGKYGKYGNYGKYPELEHYACKLERKCFEETFPNNAAAYGHYAREANAAPEAAPEPEAES; via the exons ATGGTGTTTCGATTTGCCTCTAACCAACATTCAGCCTATGGCCATTACAAGCGAGAACTCGACGAGATCGATGCCGTCCTTGATGCTGTCTATGCTCTCAAGGAGAAGCGAGAGGCAACAAAGTACGAGC ACTACGGCAAG TACGGCAAGTACGGAAACTACGGTA AATATCCTGAGCTGGAACACTACGCTTGTAAGCTGGAACGAAAGTGCTTTGAGGAAACGTTCCCTAATAACGCCGCAGCGTACGGCCATTATGCTCGAGAAGCAAACGCAGCCCCAGAGGCCGCTCCTGAGCCAGAGGCAGAGTCTTAG
- a CDS encoding uncharacterized protein (antiSMASH:Cluster_7), translated as MFKVLRGLRYRSAAMAEVVGSYVTCIVRTHDNVYGAAREILVLEKVNDCRRLKVYIRDFVSDVQQPIIQINGYGFQRELDLSKALAIAMRYASSGLHAIEFIGCPSINLDLLKALPQLLPGLQTVTVHDCANFDLEWAINAKEDAPDDLPFTVDVEFSLPEHSPPWTFVDDSECRDLYTRCLEARPLIGMVQWVHNVAMLGGILRRQPTIQHCIMQWFNLSEKRTGRDVPKLVLEHALRISDLREALSGTKDKTGKVVEGKALKNFKRQHVLHALGRLARRLQRHARLRDASAPGSLCSSSTTMMRMTMMLVLS; from the coding sequence ATGTTCAAGGTACTGCGAGGACTGCGATACCGCAGTGCTGCCATGGCTGAGGTAGTGGGCTCGTACGTCACATGCATCGTTCGCACACACGACAATGTGTACGGTGCAGCTCGTGAGATACTTGTGCTGGAAAAAGTTAACGACTGCCGCAGATTGAAAGTCTACATCCGCGATTTCGTGTCGGATGTGCAGCAACCGATTATCCAGATCAACGGGTATGGCTTCCAGCGAGAGCTGGATCTCAGCAAAGCTCTTGCCATTGCTATGCGCTATGCATCTTCTGGTCTCCATGCAATCGAGTTCATTGGCTGCCCATCGATCAATCTGGATCTTCTGAAAGCTCTTCCCCAGCTTTTACCTGGGCTGCAGACCGTTACAGTCCACGACTGTGCCAACTTCGACTTGGAATGGGCAATAAATGCCAAGGAAGACGCTCCTGACGATCTTCCATTCACCGTCGATGTTGAATTTTCGCTTCCCGAACACTCTCCTCCGTGGACTTTCGTTGACGACAGCGAGTGCAGAGATCTGTACACCCGGTGTTTGGAAGCACGTCCGCTCATAGGCATGGTCCAATGGGTTCACAACGTGGCGATGTTGGGCGGTATATTGAGACGACAACCAACCATCCAGCACTGCATAATGCAGTGGTTTAACCTGTCAGAGAAGCGCACCGGTCGTGATGTCCCCAAACTTGTGCTGGAACATGCTCTGAGAATATCCGACCTGAGAGAAGCCCTAAGCGGCACCAAAGACAAAACGGGCAAGGTCGTCGAAGGCAAGGCGCTGAAGAATTTCAAGCGACAGCATGTACTGCATGCACTTGGACGACTTGCCCGGAGATTACAACGCCATGCTCGACTGCGCGACGCGTCTGCGCCCGGGAGTCTGTGCTCAAGTTCAACGACAATGATGAGAATGACGATGATGCTAGTCTTGTCGTAG
- a CDS encoding uncharacterized protein (antiSMASH:Cluster_7~CAZy:CE12), translated as MKLLTLTHVSAFSLSLTAANPTSQSTRAEKPPFFLLAGDSTTAKQSTGGGGWGAGFLNKTLKSPASGLNYGHNGATTVSFRDGGDWDTVLSQASSHIDDYKVFVTIQFGHNDQKADKGISIDDYKTNLGVFIDEVREVGAEPILVTPLTRRGFSGTPPRIVENLAAERNATINVAKTKSSKYIDLNLASTTYCNAIGPEASWQYNLINATIDGDRTHLNDYGSVVFGRLVSDLLVDKYGKQFKEWTVKNKTLSALLAKGIAA; from the coding sequence ATGAAGCTCCTTACTCTCACGCATGTTTCTGCTTTCTCACTCTCTCTGACAGCGGCAAACCCTACCTCACAGTCAACACGAGCTGAAAAGCCACCTTTCTTTCTCCTTGCTGGCGATAGTACTACGGCAAAGCAGTCCACGGGCGGTGGAGGCTGGGGTGCAGGTTTCCTCAACAAGACGCTCAAGTCTCCAGCAAGTGGCTTGAATTACGGACACAATGGTGCAACCACTGTCTCTTTTCGCGATGGCGGTGATTGGGACACAGTTCTGAGCCAAGCATCCTCACATATCGACGACTACAAAGTCTTTGTGACTATTCAATTCGGCCACAACGACCAGAAAGCGGACAAGGGCATCAGCATCGATGATTACAAGACCAATCTGGGTGTGTTCATCGACGAAGTCCGCGAAGTCGGCGCAGAACCAATTCTCGTAACGCCATTGACTCGACGCGGCTTCAGTGGCACTCCGCCCAGGATCGTGGAGAATCTGGCTGCGGAACGAAATGCAACGATCAATGTTGCGAAGACAAAGTCGAGCAAGTATATTGATCTCAATCTGGCGAGTACGACGTATTGTAATGCCATTGGGCCGGAAGCTTCATGGCAGTATAATTTGATCAATGCGACTATCGATGGCGATAGGACACATCTTAACGATTATGGTTCTGTCGTTTTTGGAAGATTGGTTAGTGACTTGCTGGTGGACAAGTATGGCAAGCAATTCAAAGAATGGACTGTGAAGAATAAGACGCTGAGTGCGCTATTGGCGAAGGGGATTGCTGCTTGA
- a CDS encoding uncharacterized protein (antiSMASH:Cluster_7): MVTPPASRHELTKFMADLPRDFSLVHQQHDWNIHRPRQLFRVPGLIERETKRKVVEYEAAKAEMKAAGARDVEAHLPLILSSEDAQLKPAVARAPAHRVAVPLLPSHGRVKDAEKSPDADAPLPCQSANAKTIPPHVRHAERSMVPGIQPPSAKPL; encoded by the coding sequence ATGGTGACCCCGCCAGCCTCCAGACACGAGTTGACCAAATTCATGGCGGATCTGCCTCGCGACTTTTCTCTCGTCCATCAGCAGCACGACTGGAATATCCACCGACCGCGACAGCTCTTTCGTGTGCCTGGTCTGATCGAGCGAGAGACCAAGCGCAAGGTCGTCGAATATGAGGCCGCAAAAGCGGAGATGAAGGCCGCTGGGGCACGAGATGTCGAGGCTCATCTGCCTCTGATTCTCTCGTCTGAGGATGCTCAGCTGAAGCCTGCCGTCGCTCGTGCTCCCGCCCACAGAGTGGCTGTGCCGCTACTGCCATCACATGGGCGTGTCAAAGATGCCGAGAAATCTCCCGATGCAGACGCGCCACTACCATGCCAAAGTGCAAATGCAAAGACAATCCCGCCGCACGTGCGCCATGCTGAGCGGTCCATGGTCCCAGGCATCCAGCCGCCATCAGCAAAGCCGCTCTAA
- a CDS encoding uncharacterized protein (antiSMASH:Cluster_7): protein MAMKEASLQKAPLLVEEESEGEKEKSWQVLLRSPRTDRQRAVRLYCLLGLNVILFLSSLALYIRTVSLQGKETATLPPCVHRTDMEDARSAIEYEEQEYTGALVYDPETHTAGRRHDADVEYFGPPTPLLDENWHQLLHGEIPTMTDEEAEPYLPELLRIPKTKSYHFEPDMFHTLHCLNAVRLEVSKSLYNTTYVSQHHSTHGNFPEGWDATHLEHCLDRLRQSVMCHGDLTPSPLYYWKGFNLALGRTGKRTCRKWEPIRKWMDERGKRGNVLESF, encoded by the exons atggcgatgaaggaAGCGAGTCTGCAGAAGGCGCCGCtgctggtggaagaggagagcgaaggggagaaagagaagtcaTGGCAGGTCTTACTGAGAAGTCCTAGGACAGACCGGCAGCGTGCTGTGCGACTGTACTGCCTGCTCGGTCTCAATGTAATCCTGTTCCTGTCCTCCCTGGCGCTCTACATCAGAACGGTTTCGTTGCAGGGCAAGGAGACTGCCACTCTGCCACCATGTGTCCACCGGACGGACATGGAGGATGCTCGCTCGGCGATCGAATACGAGGAACAGGAGTACACTGGGGCGCTGGTCTACGATCCGGAAACGCATACGGCTGGCCGCAGACACGATGCTGATGTAGAGTACTTTGGCCCGCCGACACCACTCCTCGACGAGAACTGGCACCAATTGCTGCATG GCGAGATACCGACCATGACAGATGAGGAGGCTGAGCCCTACTTGCCTGAGCTGCTGCGCATCCCAAAGACGAAGTCTTACCACTTTGA GCCCGATATGTTCCACACCCTGCACTGCCTGAACGCTGTACGCCTGGAAGTATCGAAATCGCTTTACAACACGACCTACGTCTCACAACATCACTCCACTCACGGCAACTTCCCCGAAGGATGGGATGCAACGCATCTCGAACACTGCCTCGATCGACTGCGCCAGAGTGTTATGTGCCATGGAGACTTGACGCCCTCACCGCTTTATTATTGGAAAGGATTCAATCTTGCATTGGGCAGAACTGGGAAGAGAACGTGCCGGAAGTGGGAGCCGATCAGAAAATGGATGGATGAACGTGGTAAGAGAGGGAATGTATTGGAGTCATTCTAG
- a CDS encoding uncharacterized protein (antiSMASH:Cluster_7), with protein sequence MHFSAALIAALASGALAAPAPQGNVAGGLLKTATGAASGKGGPLGALGGLGGVARRQYGYGNDKKPATYGEAKPVYHEDKPVYHEDKPVYHEDKPVYHEDKPVYHEDKPVYHEDKPVYKPTPVYESKPVYEPKETYPAKEAYPVYKPEDKPYPVQDKPAYPTLTHYYDPAKPTYDAAAAYPKGRAEPLYPEEDLPEVPLPDEVEPPVDDEADEVPDVVDPTDDDEVIVDEPANNGTAIASQCGVGNAVSCCNTASEGSALSLVLGGSCSLQIPVLAAALGNGCNAGNSFCCPTTQNGDINVGLPCIPINI encoded by the exons ATGCATTTCAGCGCTGCTCTCATCGCCGCTCTGGCATCTGGCGCCCTTGCTGCTCCCGCTCCTCAGGGCAACGTTGCCGGCGGTCTCCTCAAGACTGCCACTGGCGCTGCCAGCGGAAAGGGTGGCCCTCTCGGTGCCCTCGGAGGCCTCGGCGGTGTCGCCAGGCGTCAATACGGATACGGCAACGACAAGAAGCCGGCCACCTACGGCGAGGCAAAGCCAGTCTACCACGAGGACAAGCCGGTCTACCACGAGGACAAGCCGGTCTACCACGAGGACAAGCCGGTCTACCACGAGGACAAGCCGGTCTACCACGAGGACAAGCCGGTCTACCACGAGGACAAGCCTGTCTATAAGCCAACCCCGGTCTATGAGTCCAAGCCAGTCTACGAGCCAAA GGAGACCTACCCAGCCAAGGAGGCCTACCCTGTGTACAAGCCAGAAGACAAGCCATACCCAGTGCAGGACAAGCCAGCCTACCCAACTCTGACCCAC TACTACGACCCAGCCAAGCCAACCTACGATGCCGCGGCTGCCTACCCCAAGGGCCGTGCTGAGCCTCTCTACCCAGAGGAGGATCTTCCAGAGGTCCCACTCCCAGACGAGGTGGAGCCACCGGTCGACGATGAGGCCGACGAGGTTCCAGATGTTGTCGACCCAactgacgacgacgaggtgaTTGTCGACGAGCCTGCCAACAACGGAACTGCCATTGCCAGCCAGTGCGGTGTCGGCAACGCCGTCTCTTGCTGCAACACTGCCAGCGAAGGTTCAGCTCTCAGCCTTGTCCTTGGTGGCTCTTGCTCTCTCCAGATCCCAGTCCTCGCCGCTGCTCTCGGAAACGGCTGCAACGCTGGAaacagcttctgctgccCTACCACCCAAAAC GGTGACATCAACGTTGGTCTTCCTTGCATCCCGATCAACATCTAA
- a CDS encoding uncharacterized protein (antiSMASH:Cluster_7~MEROPS:MER0034665~SMCOG1066:alpha/beta hydrolase domain-containing protein) gives MCDFSQYGGASQELLDLLGTLPAPAADTGIEELKRATNQGREDTSEKEMATLGKKVVLQDHVVPARDGQALAARSYRPKSIPLDVTLPIYIHFHGGGFIFGTLDSEDATCSRIALASDVVVFNINYRHTPEWRYPTAWHDTEDAFEWVIANANSFSGDPRSIVVGGISAGGQLAAALTLTKKREKAPSYDSIKGQVLMIPALANIDSYDHQLKQLQDPSVSSYKENEFAPILPLSRINLMNGLLFSEKPSIEDRRVNVGAASPEEVEGLPPTTFGIAGLDPLRDEALLYAKFLAENGVATDVHLFKGVPHGFRRFGEKLSLSADWDKVMHDGIRWALSHPPANVEMVVNVHEGRK, from the coding sequence ATGTGTGACTTCTCTCAGTATGGTGGTGCAAGCCAGGAGCTCCTGGATCTTCTGGGAACGCTACCGGCACCCGCAGCTGACACCGGAATCGAAGAGCTCAAGAGAGCTACGAACCAAGGCCGAGAAGACACGTCAGAGAAGGAAATGGCTACTCTAGGGAAGAAAGTCGTGCTTCAGGATCACGTCGTGCCTGCACGAGACGGGCAGGCTCTTGCAGCTCGCAGCTATCGACCCAAGAGCATCCCACTAGACGTCACATTGCCGATTTACATTCACTTTCACGGCGGCGGGTTTATATTCGGTACACTGGACTCAGAAGACGCGACATGCTCTCGCATAGCACTCGCCTCAGATGTGGTCGTCTTCAATATCAACTATCGGCACACTCCCGAATGGCGATATCCTACTGCATGGCATGATACCGAAGATGCCTTCGAGTGGGTCATTGCAAATGCAAACAGCTTCTCCGGGGATCCCAGGAGTATTGTCGTCGGAGGCATATCAGCGGGAGGACAACTCGCCGCCGCTCTCACTTTGACCAAGAAGCGAGAGAAGGCTCCATCTTACGACAGCATCAAAGGCCAAGTCTTAATGATCCCAGCACTCGCAAACATTGACTCCTACGACCATCAACTTAAACAACTACAAGACCCCAGCGTCTCATCCTACAAAGAGAATGAATTCGCCCCCATTCTGCCTCTCAGCCGAATTAATCTCATGAACGGCCTCTTATTCTCTGAGAAGCCCAGTATCGAGGATCGAAGAGTCAATGTTGGCGCAGCTTCAcccgaagaagttgaaggtCTTCCTCCTACCACGTTTGGTATCGCAGGATTAGATCCTCTGCGTGACGAAGCGTTGTTGTATGCGAAGTTCTTGGCAGAGAATGGCGTGGCAACGGATGTACACTTATTCAAAGGTGTGCCGCATGGCTTCCGAAGGTTTGGAGAAAAACTTTCATTGAGTGCGGATTGGGATAAGGTGATGCATGATGGAATCAGGTGGGCGTTGAGTCATCCGCCGGCGAATGTGGAGATGGTGGTGAATGTTCATGAGGGAAGGAAATAA
- a CDS encoding uncharacterized protein (antiSMASH:Cluster_7), whose translation MVNDRSRNQATISMATFNGVLAGEEAAIEPFIFACSNFRKVTLGPRSTTDHQLFECTGCGPDWAAVDAEEGAEEAEEAPLHTHMGVWFDDTQRRAMRAAEGG comes from the coding sequence ATGGTCAACGACAGGAGCCGGAACCAGGCGACCATTAGTATGGCCACTTTCAATGGTGTCCTCGCTGGCGAAGAAGCGGCAATCGAGcccttcatcttcgcctgcTCCAATTTCAGGAAGGTCACGCTCGGTCCGCGATCTACGACAGATCATCAATTGTTTGAGTGTACAGGCTGTGGACCCGACTGGGCTGCTGTCGATGCAGAGGAAGGTGcggaagaagccgaagaggcCCCATTGCATACCCACATGGGCGTTTGGTTCGACGACACACAACGTCGGGCTATGAGAGCGGCCGAAGGAGGCTAG
- a CDS encoding uncharacterized protein (antiSMASH:Cluster_7), with translation MSSTPLMKSEGRPSDDDYSDSGQIPLNHRRKQLLRKENIGWACLFAVLLAVTIGLSAGVAVVVVLSWQNRGPAFSQSFAPSPITRDVDITFHETRFDGNFMEENIYRKKGNNETDAAWAALGIDYRGIRVPADIASSVGLRPEQVQIKEKYGGGYPANVEGLHQLHCLNLVRKSLYYNIDYYRAKGEGAFVNSEPIVQLHVSHCLDIIRQQLMCQIDIGVLGQVWWQPKDQEEPEAFVDFNTKHVCKNFDAIRQWAEERQLPMEVPDDFLQSPRPGDKILDHVP, from the exons ATGTCATCAACACCTCTGATGAAAAGCGAGGGACGGCCTTCAGACGATGATTACAGCGACTCTGGCCAGATTCCGCTAAATCATCGAAGAAAACAATTACTGCGAAAAGAGAACATCGGATGGGCTTGTCTTTTCGCAGTTCTTCTGGCAGTGACAATCGGTCTGTCAGCGGGAGTCGCAGTGGTGGTTGTTCTGAGCTGGCAAAATAGAGGGCCTGCATTCTCCCAAAGTTTCGCACCTTCGCCGATTACCAGAGATGTGGATATCACATTTCACGAAACTCGGTTCGATGGAAATTTCATGGAGGAGAACATCTATCGCAAAAAGGGCAACAACGAGACTGACGCAGCCTGGGCTGCGCTGGGCATTGATT ACCGAGGAATTCGTGTTCCGGCAGATATCGCTTCTTCCGTTGGGCTGAGACCAGAACAAGTCCAAATCAAAGAAAAGTACGGTGGCGGCTATCCTGCAAATGTCGAAGGCTTGCATCAGCTCCATTGTCTGAACCTGGTCCGCAAGTCGTTGTATTACAACATCGACTATTATCGAGCGAAAGGAGAGGGCGCATTCGTCAACAGTGAGCCTATAGTGCAACTGCACGTCT CACACTGTCTCGATATCATTCGCCAGCAGCTGATGTGCCAGATTGATATCGGAGTGCTCGGACAGGTCTGGTGGCAGCCAAAAGACCAGGAGGAGCCCGAGGCATTTGTGGACTTCAACACAAAACATGTCTGCAAGAACTTCGATGCCATACGGCAATGGGCGGAGGAGCGGCAGCTCCCAATGGAGGTTCCAGATGATTTTCTCCAAAGCCCAAGGCCAGGAGACAAGATCCTGGACCATGTTCCATGA
- a CDS encoding uncharacterized protein (antiSMASH:Cluster_7): MKATILALFLSATGALAAPVAEPEAEAAGAQTYEHYGKYGFVDQTLKFSLLI, translated from the exons ATGAAGGCCACCATCCTCGCCCTTTTCCTCTCCGCCACCGGTGCCCTCGCCGCTCCAGTCGCTGAGccagaagctgaagccgCTGGTGCCCAGACCTACGAACACTATGGCAAA TACGGGTTCGTGGACCAGACACTGAAATTTAGTCTTCTAATTTGA
- a CDS encoding uncharacterized protein (antiSMASH:Cluster_7), with translation MGFGRRLLDKTIKAYTNAPEDVWFSRDINNQQLQHWMIIVKYHKLELVREAENSFRLRHEYERGWTPQIEKDKPITKTRGHRGNGLDCWVLCGIGWCHSTDLVVDKYISAKCAEHPPTKRFTWTECQQFLREIEDMVIHKRDDQNWNFFWNNTDVRRQTVDQLPAPDVFRQPQTMAQASGNSGPDINMFNKYQSSYFAAQQQNMAMNDQLMQNQQGPGY, from the coding sequence ATGGGCTTCGGGCGACGACTGCTCGATAAAACGATAAAGGCATACACAAACGCGCCAGAAGATGTCTGGTTCTCTCGCGACATCAACAATCAACAACTCCAACACTGGATGATCATCGTCAAGTATCATAAGCTTGAGCTCGTGCGCGAGGCAGAAAACAGCTTCCGCCTCCGACACGAGTACGAGCGTGGATGGACTCCTCAAATCGAAAAGGACAAGCCGATCACGAAAACTCGAGGCCATCGAGGGAATGGCCTGGACTGCTGGGTGTTGTGTGGAATAGGCTGGTGTCACTCTACTGACCTGGTCGTCGACAAATACATTTCTGCGAAATGCGCCGAGCACCCACCAACGAAACGATTTACCTGGACAGAATGTCAACAATTCTTGCGCGAGATCGAGGATATGGTTATCCACAAACGCGATGATCAAAATTGGAACTTCTTCTGGAACAACACAGATGTGAGAAGGCAGACTGTTGACCAGCTTCCTGCGCCCGATGTCTTTCGCCAGCCGCAGACAATGGCTCAGGCATCGGGTAATTCTGGACCAGATATCAACATGTTCAATAAGTATCAGAGCAGTTACTTTGCAGCACAACAGCAGAATATGGCCATGAACGACCAGCTCATGCAGAACCAGCAGGGACCTGGTTATTAA